The Tachysurus vachellii isolate PV-2020 chromosome 21, HZAU_Pvac_v1, whole genome shotgun sequence region AgtgtaaacctttttttttttttttttttttcctgaagtcAATATTTCAACAGCGGTTTTTGTGACCCAGCAGAAGAGAAGCTAGGAGATTACACTTGACCCCAAGCGTTCAGTCCCTCAGGGTGAAGATGCTCTTCTAATGGCCTGTTCAGTTTGAGGCATGGTTGTGTTATTAGAAATCTAAGCAAATTGTCGGTTAAATAAGTGGCATTCGTCGCTCTAGATGCTGAACTGTAGGAATGATTCTTTTTAACTGGACCTAATTAATTGGATGCTGCTAATCACTTGGTCCAGCAGACCTGGCAAGGGGACCCTCATTAGCAAGAACTGAACAGTGCTGGAATACAAACAGGTGATAAAGTAAAAATTGCTGTATGGTATGTTTATAAGGTGTAGGACAACCATGAGCCATCAGAACTCTACAAATCATTGCTCTACAAATATCCAGAGGCAGATGTACATCATTCTTCCAGAACTTATTTTTGCTTTCCAATCCATCACTCCTTAAAATCCCCCATCTATCTAGTTCAGTGTGTAAGGAGTTACCACATTTCCATCCTTATCATTAACCATTTAGTGAGCAGTCATGCCCTGTGAATGAGCATGTTGTCATCCTGGAAGTGTCCAATCCCATCAGGATGGTTATCCTAATTAGATAAAAGTGATTAATTAGAAATGATTTGCAGTGAACCTTCATTCTCTGGGGACTGCAAAATAACATAAAGTAAAGAGGAGCCACagagttttcctttaatttgtcacctgcCTGTAGATCTGTTCTTTAATAGACTGGTGAATCATAATTTTCTTGAGAATGTAACATCTGTGAGTCAGAGTAAGGAATCCTACAAGTTTTTCCCGAGCAGTAAAGAACGTCAGTCATAGCTAATCACCAGGTTTGAGCTTTACTTCCAACAAGAGCTCTGCAGCTGAAAGCGCTCGGCCGGCTGGTTGAATGTGCAGTAACCGTCACTGACAGCAGCGCCGTGGGCTCCTGTGAACTCTGTGACATACAGCTGAACTGATGCTACTGGATCATTAGCTACTGCAGACTGCTAACTACCAAACCAGTGTTTTTATATTCTGCCAACAGCATATTCTTTCCCACCCTGAGGTTTTATACTGATTCTAAATCTAATGGTCGTTGTGCATAATAATCTTAGAGCCTTGGGTGTGTTTTTAACTGGTGAAGCACAAGCTGTGCTTAAAAGTAATTCATCTTCTGGTcatccccccccccacccccggTCTCCACTCCTCCCTTGCTTGTTTGGTTGATGGAGATGATCCTGCATGTGATGGGGCTGCAGGGCTGCTTCTCCGTTTGATGTATTTTTCATGTGTTAAGGCTACTGTTGAGATTAGGGTTTGGCAGAGACGGCCTGGAGGTGCTGCGCTTGAATGGGGATGTTGTTGGAGCTTGTCATGGGACAGGGAGGCGATGTGCTTACTGAGTCTGTGTGATGtgcaaacaacaaaacaagtcACGCATTCAGAAGACACCACAGAAAAGCCCAGATGATCTGCTGTCGTTCTCAACAGCAACAAAACGATTCCAGGAGGGTTCCCCGACACTGATGCAGCCTTAAAGGACTGGTTTAGAGAACAATCAAAATTACATAAATGTTGCTGAACAgtttagttttttaaatttgCACTGGGCAGTGCTAACTAAGCTAACATACTTTATTAAGACCACCAATCAGCATCATATAAACAAACTgcaaactactttttttttaggtttgccTTAAACAACACTTAACAAAATACAATTTCATAAAAtagatgtatttatatatatctttacAACATTTTGCATCTATATTTTCATATGTTGACTCTCAAAATGTATAAATCAAATCATGTTTCCTGGTTTTAAATAGCTTCCACTACTATTTTCAGCAACTCCATGTACTTCAGTTCAATCCTATAGTCATATGGTATCAGAGACCGCTGGAGACTATTAAAGAAACCATTGAAGTCTTATGCAAGTGTGTGATGATTTCACCATAAAGTAACATGATAGTAGTGTCCAAATGTGAATAGAAACTTCCAGTGTCTGTTACCATACTTTAGATTCCTGACTCCAGCGCAAAGTGTAATATGTTTAAATGCTGTTGGTTCTTCAAGCCTCTTCTTTTTCATGGCAAACTTCCAACTGTCTTACAGCTTTTGCAAGGTATTGTTTCTGTTTCCTTATTATTTGATTAAATTGAGTAAAACACATTGGAGAGTGGCATAGTAGTGCAACTCATATCATTgcagcctcacagctccagggtcactGAAACAGTCTTGCGCTCATGTTCTACCATTTACATTTCATGACATTTGGCCattgcccttatccagagtgacttacattttacattctgatcagtagtccagtgccttaaccactgagctactacttcCCTGAAGGTCTACCACTTCCTAGGTTTACTCCCATATACATGCTAGTTACTGGAGTGGAATGCAGATTTGATCTGTTCTTCCTTTTGTCTAGTGTTCCTGTGACACCCAACTTAAccctaaaaaaatgaataaaaacaactgtggataaataaatgaagttaGAATGGTTAGATATAGACTCAGATATATTACCTTTGAAACAAAGATAAATGGAGATGTGAAGAAATAAGTTGAGATTATGTGAGATGTACCTTCATTAATTCCCTCTAAGGAAACTTCAGCTTGATACAGTATCACAAATAAGAGGGATAACGTCAAAGACAAACCTATACCTCaagaaattgtgtaaaaaaaaaaaagctttgtgaaGTTTGACGTGGAAGAACATCAGTGTCATGGAAAAACccttgacctcaaccccactaaacacctttgggatgaactcacacctcagacctcctcacccCAAATGCTCTCATGGATGAAagacacaaatccacacagccatgctccaTCATCTAAAGTCttctcagaagagtggagcttattaataataacaaaggaGGACGGAGATCatattaatagatagatagagagacaggtagatagatagatagatagatagatagatagatagatagatagatagatagatagacaagtgcagataaatatgtagcatatgtacagcatgtaatatataggtatatatgtaaacatatgtacagcatgtaatatatataggtatatataaacatatttacagtgaataaatataaaggctatagcagtgcagagatgtgtggacattcttaaaaagtacaagtaaatggtTCTCATTCTATGGCATTGGAAAAAATTTGCGGACACTGTAGTAAAGGAACAACAAGTAGAAGGTAATAAGGTTATGGcattgtatgtataattgtacagaagttatatacagtataatggccATGCTTTGGGAATGGGACGCTCAACAAGCTCATATAGGTGACATATTCAGGTGTCTACATATTTAGGTCTGTACGGTGTACGTTGTTAGATTCCCAGCATTAGATGGAAACATTAGTTTCTAATCAGTTAGATAATGTTCAGTTCCCAATGTACAGTTTGGTCGCCACTTCCCATTTTAGGAAATGAGTCATactatggagagagagagagagagagagagagagagagagagagacagagagagagagaggaaacagcaCAGACATTGCTGGAAAAGAGAAAGGACAGGCTGGAGGAGGGCAAAACGCTCATAACAGACGGTAAGACAACACCAACTATCcaatgatttataaatataatctcCAATCACAGCTTTAACGAgcagaataaacacagtgtgtagtTATTATCTGAATTAGTAGATGTTCCTGCTGAAGGACCAGAGCTGTGATATGGGGTGAGACTAAACGCGTTGCTCTTACGTAACAGGATAGCGCATTAAATCCGAGTTAACACGGTTTTTTTTAGTCGTTATTGTATTGAATCTGTGATATTTGTGTGATTACCAGTGTGAGATGAGACGGGGTAAATAAATAGCACTATTTGACTAGCAGCCCAACGGCTCTCAGATTTCGCTAGTCCTCCATTGGCTATAATTTCATACCATAATTAACACGCAGATGTGCTAAATTTACGCAGATTAACGCGGGTTAAATCATACGGCTGCTTGCGGTTATTTCTCTTTTCCATAATGCTGCCCGAGTCACCTGCATAGGATCATTAGGATTTGCCCCCGAGGCTCGATAGGATGACAGACGACACCCTGAAGTGATTAGTTCAGTTACCTCTTCTGCTATAGATCATTAGAATATTTTCTGAAATTGAGAACTCTCAATGTGGCACCACAATACTGTTGATTTgtaaggctgttttttttttttaattattttactattattaaaatgtatttatttatttttatttatttattttttaagtctaATATCTATTCAAGCTGGAAAtccaactctttttttttttttttttgttgattcaCTAAATTGtggattttttcttctttcttaaagAGCGATTCACCCTCAAAGAAACATGCTGAAACAAGATCGACCTGTGAACGCTGCTTTTGCAGGTCACCTTGGAGGTACAAATTCGACCCTGCGTATTCTCGGCAACAGCCAGAGGATGTTTGAGAAGGATGGGAACTTCAACTTCCTGGGTCAAGATGAAAACACAATGACTGGAGATGAGAACCGCAACCAAATGCGTCCTCGAGCTTTGGGCCTGACAAGCCGCTATCCACCAACTTCTGCTAACCACTACGTGCCTGGACCCCTGTCTCCCCTGTCTCGCCTTCCCTGCTGGAGCCCCCTGGAACCTCTTCCTGAGATTGACAGTGGAGAAGACACTGGAGGCAGGGTGCCTCCTGACGGAGCAGAAGAGGGCAAAATAGATGAGGAGATGAGGAGAATGAGTGATgatgagaaggaggaagagCAAGAAGACCTTATGAAAGGTAAAGCACAAGAACGGGTGGAGGATATAGAAGAAGATGGGGTGTTGGACTGGGAAGAAAGCGATGAAGACTTTGAGTTCAGTTACAGGTCAGAAAGCTCTTCACCTATTACCATTGAGAGCGGGGATGTAACTGGGGGAGACTCCCTGAACTTTACGTGGGACCGCATCTGTGTGGGAGGTTCAAACTCAGAAAATAGTGATGCAACCACAAACCTGGAGGGAAAACAAAATGCTGAAGAGGACAAGAAAGCTGAGATGCACCGTAAGAGGCTGGGAGGTTCTAGCTTAGCTGAAGAAGCGTCCTCCGATTCAGAGAGTGATCCCTGCTCTGAACTGCCAGAACTCATGGAGGCTGTATGGACCTTGGAAGACCGAGAACGGTTCAAAGCCGAGGAGATGGAAAAGCACCATGTGCAATTGACCATGTACCGTAGGCTCGCCCTGATCCGTTGGGTGCGCACCCTGCAGGAACGTGTCCAAGAACAGCAGAACCGACTCCAGTCCAGCTTTGATATCATCCTCACTCACAGGAAAGAGCTGCTTCGCATGGGCTCAGCTGCAGCTGCCGTTAGCCAGTAACAACaccagaagagagaaaaaacaagagCAAGAGAAAGCAGAGGCAAGGAGGGTCAAGCAGAAACAAATGACTAAGAACAGTGATAGAGAAGACCCTTTTAACTAAATAATTTCCTGAATCCCACATCTGTCAGTCTGGTCTTGTATATGTCTGTGCTTCAGACTCTGTTTGTGTCTTTGCTATCATACATTGTCCTTGAAGATACATCAGTGCAGTGCTGATGTATAGGGAAAGGTTTAGGGAAAGGTTTATGTGCATATCTTTTTATCATAGAATTTCTGACAGTTCATCAGGTTTGActtttgtgtgttaatgaatgaataaatatttaagttttatttttattgggtGTCCCTTAATGAATACTGTAGATGCCAAGATTATCGAATGAAACCAGTTCActatgatacaaaaaaaaacaggcagacAACATTTAGCCAGACAATGAAAACACTTTCTAATTGTAATAATTGTATGTCACAACAAAATTTCACAGGATGTCACTGCaccttttttgtctaagctttcTTTCCATTAATAAAACACATCCAAAGACATGATACATTTCTGAAATCTGTTGACTTTCTACATGTGAATGAAACACTTTTTATATCTTATCAAGAAGCATGGCTTTTTGTCAAGACTGACCGAATAtcatttttaatgactttttattgGTCTTGGTTTTACTCTCATCcacaaaatttaaaatattatttgtagtatatattttaatacagcCAGTTTGGGTTATATTCTGTGAATGTTCTCCTCGTGTCTATatgggtttcctcccacctcctaaGAACATGCCTTTGGGTGGATTACTACTCAGATACACTACCTGTTTTGATGAATGTGTGCGCATATACACTGGACTATTTACCCATCCAGCATACATTCCTCtctcacacccagtgttcccgGCATTCACTCCAGATCGACCAAAACACTAACCAGAATTTAATGATATTGACTCCATCAGTGATTTCCAGTTTGATGCAGTCCACACCCATCTGGTGGTGTTGCATAAATTAAGTTCAGTTATTTTCATTAGGCACTTCCATTGGAAAGGATTAGTAACATGTTTTGACTTTTTCTTATCAATCCGGAAAATAAACAGTGCCAAATTAATCTGGTGTTCTAATACAGAATCTGAATCACCCTTTCTTattatggtttatttattaattcacaaTATTTTATCGTCTTGTGCCTTATCACATGGGCAAAGCTTTGGGTATGAAGTTTTATTTCATGTGTGTTTGCACAGATACCAGCTAAGTCGTAGTTAAGTCCAAAGAGTAAGTATGGCCGCCGGGCGACTGTGGCGCCGTCCCGAGTCTCCAGGGGATTTccgttgtgtgtgtatgtgtgtgtgcgtgtgtgtggtttctGCCTCAGGCTCACTGCACCTTTTCGGCCTAGTAAACAGCAGGCCTGACCCCCTGTCAAAAATGGGGATTATTCTCAGGTCTGGACAAGAAGTTTGTATAGTTTACGCTTATTATCCTTTGTCTGAAAACATACAGCCATTTCATGTAGCTTATAATTAGCAAATGCACAGATGTATTTGCTTTGTCTTTGGTTGAAAGCTGCATAAGTAGCCTAAAGAATTAAGCTGAAAACTCTAGGTGAGAACCCTGTATTGTTTACATAAGCATaactcagattttttttgactAATTAATGATGCGCGTGTCATACTAGGATTTGTAGAGATTGGCTATTTGGATTAACAACCACATTGACTTACACTTGTTTGGACATCTAAAGATGTCTGTAGGCTGGAGGCTCGGGTTCTTGTGAGGGAGAGGACATGTAGCACTCAGTGTGCTGTTTGTCCACACATGACACATGTCTTGAGGAAAAATTTGGATGATCCTAGCTGGGTGTGGAAAAAAAGGAGAACACATGCACCATGTAGCAGAAAAAATCCAGCAAATTTAAAGTGTTATTGCGAAAATATTTCTGGCAACAAGGTGCACTTCAGCGGTGACATCCAGGATTCTGTCActgattgtgttattgtgttaaagTGATGTCATAGAAGTGgaacaaaaagtttattttaaaaatcttggAATAGTAAAATACCCATAAGATAATAAAATGGTCATAACTGATATATTCcacatatttataattatgcACATAAAGGTTACATAAGCAAGGGGTTACTTTAACTCAtgtacacttacactcacaatgcacacacataaTACCTAGAAACTCTAAATCCTTTATCATATCACATTCCACGGCATGGAAtcatggctcatatgaaagtagacactttaagaatttgtagtttttctgtttttacctaacCTACTAATGACAAGATATTCATAGAATTGTTTTTCAGACAAATGTTCATCTCACTTCTACtttctgagatgccccaagtgcttcttcctaagcatctaaaattttaaAGGTGTTATTTTCAACCGCAACGATTCTGTCAAAGTTTATTccaacagaggtaaaaaaaaaaacatttatataacaaacaaattttatatcagacttgccaAAATAAAGTCAAATTGTCTGATAAGTTGACTTCTACTCTGAACACGGAaagaacatgcacagaaacatGGCTCAGGTTTACCGGgacaaaaattaaaatacagtaaGTTGAAAGAGAAAGGGATATAAtagatgcatgaatgaatgtatgaaacaCACCACTCTGGTTAAATTATACACTGAATGATTTACAATACATAATGTTTTTATGACACATTTTTCGAAGCAGGGGATTAAGAtcagtatatagtatattactTCTATATGACCTACTAtacaagatttttatttattgtactaAGTTCATATCATTTTAGAAACTAATGctgttaattttttatatttcttctttgatattttaattaatCTGTTCACATTGAATTTTTAGTAAAAATTCATTATTAGTTGTCACTGTTATTATTGCTGTACGTAATGAATTATAGAATTTTACTCAGGCCAACATCCAAATATGGAGTCAATTTTAGTGTATTATGTTCCTACAATACTAATGCCAAGATTATGTGTGCTATAACTAAATAAGGAATGAGGATGAAATGAAAGGCCTAAACCAATAAAAAAtgccaaatatatatatatatatatatatatatatatatatatatatatatatatatatatatatatatatatatatatatccgggggaggaaacccgagtacccggaggaaactccacacacacaaggcagaggcgggattcgaacccccaaccctggaaggagaaagagagagagagagagagaaagagagagagagagagagagagagagagagagagagagagagagagagagagagagagagagagagagagactacagAGATAAATAGATCATATTCACAAATTCACAACAGCAGTCTGAAAAGTAGTGCAAAAAagagtatttaaaaataataaaaatatacataaatatagaatagaatataagTTGAGTATAGAGTTATATACACAAGTGCTCTGAGCTGCATTATAAACAATGCAGTTGGTGTGATGTTATGAACACACATTCTACATAACTGTTCTTTACTCAGTCCTACTGCTGCTTTCCTTCTCAACAGTAATTGATGAACCATGATACCATGATATAACATTTGTATCTATTAATTTGATAAAGCCTGAATTTAGACAAAAGTAATCTTTCAGAAGAAGCTGCTGTTAGACTGTGACATTACCATGAACCAAGTGGAAGGGATttacacattagtattatagtatatttgtttgttatttgtttttaaatatagatatagaCCTTTTTTCTGAATGCAGCATATAGTAAAAATAACCAGGCATCTGACACAAAATATTAAACCATACAAAATATTAAATCTTAGACTGAAtatgttaatatactgtataattgcAAGGGTTGTAATCGAAGAGTTTGgccaattaaaatgtaatgtatttttagaggaaaaaaaagacaggatcATTATCATTAGCAATATCAATTGAATCCTTTCGAAGTCCAAAGGTTCTGTGTTGATTCTGCCTTCTTGAGCTTCCACATCAGCATGAACAAGTTGATACTGCAGCTCGGGTCTTGTACCAGcctaaataaacagataaatgtgtgtgtgtgtgtgtgtgcgtgtgtgtgtgcgtgtgcgtgtgtgcgtgtcctcCAGGAGATTAAAGTCCCCAACAGGGGGCAGCACTGAGAATCGTCTGTCTAGCCTCATGTTTATCTTTGGGTTTAGTAGCCCTTTCTCAACACTGGGGGGTAACATTATTCATATCCCTCATCAAATGTGCATGAACAGGCCACCAAGTAGAAACACTTCTGGGTTGTAAGATTAAAaatgcttgctctctctctctctctctctctctctctctctctctctctctctctctctctctctctctctctcacacacacacacacacgctctctctctctctcacacacacacgctctctctctctctctctcttgctcttctctctctttctgtctcttctctctctctcacacacacgctcgctctctctctctctctctctctctctctctctctctctctccctctctctctcacacacacacacacacacacacacacacacacacacacacacacacacacacacacacacacacacacacacacaccatctcccTCTATcgctctgtttctgtttcctctctctacctatccctctctctatatccctctttctctctacacCCTTCCCTTTGCCTGATGCAGTGTGACAGTGCACTAGCCTCTAGCACTCTGTTGGCGCGGAAACAATCAGCTTTGACAGAAAGGGGGTGGAGGGGGAATGGAGGGATGTATGCAGCCCTGGGGCCAGTGTATGATGAAGTGGATGGGGAGATCTGTctacagagagagcgagataacACAACAGGCCACATCCAGCCCATTTTGTTCGAATTTTGGTttcaaacatgtaaaaaaaaaaataggttacTTATGGAACCACTTTCTAATAAAGTAGACTCTTTGTTTCCATGTGACCGATTTAACATTCATAACTAGGGATGGACTCATTCCACTTtgtacttgtttttatttatatatataatactgatATCAGATCTCTGAATGCTCTATTCTCTTTCTTCTGATAATTGTAGGTTTTTACGCTTATTTGTGTCACATGATCAGTGAAAGATCTCTGTGgaagaatgaaaaatgaaagaaataagcaaaataaactGGCAGATATTGACCACCACATGCTGCCAAAACAGTGTCAATGTGCTTGGCATCAATTCCACAAATCTCTAGATGAACACTGTTCTTCCGTACGACgttacaacctttttttcatgaaggAGAATGCTGTCCAATATGTTTAGTTGAAATCTCCCAGAGGTGTTTAATTGTTTTCAGATCTGGTAACTGGGAAATCCATTGCATATGATTTATATCCTTTTCATActcatcactcacactcattcagcGATCGCTTGTGCCCTGTGGATGGTGCAGGGTCATCCTGGAATTCAGGACCACTCCCATTAGAATAAAAATGCTTCATAGGATAAAAACACAGTCAGAGTTACTCTGTAGTGATTTATAGAGAAGCAGGATTACTGCCTCTGCTTTACTCCTGTGCTTGGGTTACTGTAGGTGACAGGATTTCTATGTTCTCTCTTCGTGtacatgtgggtttcctccaggttgtCTGGCTTCCTTTCACCTACCGTACCACAAAACATACCAGTAGGTGAGTGAAGAGGTGACCTTAAATTAATGTACACTGTAGTGCCTGGCAACGTGTGATTAACAACCCTAACCCACATAAAGCttaactgaagatgaatgaatcattGTCTGATTTGCAAGATCTAAGGTGGATGAATAGATAAAACCATTTTCCAATATCAATTTCAATCTCAGCACTGGTCTCTATACTGATATTAAATATCGGATTGGAGCATCCATGGTGTATTCAACCACAGTACAGGATCGACATATACAGTGCTTTTCCAGAATACACACaatagagataaatacaaaacctgataaaggttaataataataaccaagaTATATTAAATCATAAACAAGAGGTCACTGACAT contains the following coding sequences:
- the LOC132864013 gene encoding uncharacterized protein LOC132864013 isoform X1; amino-acid sequence: MFLLKDQSCDMGAIHPQRNMLKQDRPVNAAFAGHLGGTNSTLRILGNSQRMFEKDGNFNFLGQDENTMTGDENRNQMRPRALGLTSRYPPTSANHYVPGPLSPLSRLPCWSPLEPLPEIDSGEDTGGRVPPDGAEEGKIDEEMRRMSDDEKEEEQEDLMKGKAQERVEDIEEDGVLDWEESDEDFEFSYRSESSSPITIESGDVTGGDSLNFTWDRICVGGSNSENSDATTNLEGKQNAEEDKKAEMHRKRLGGSSLAEEASSDSESDPCSELPELMEAVWTLEDRERFKAEEMEKHHVQLTMYRRLALIRWVRTLQERVQEQQNRLQSSFDIILTHRKELLRMGSAAAAVSQ
- the LOC132864013 gene encoding UPF0500 protein C1orf216 homolog isoform X2, whose protein sequence is MLKQDRPVNAAFAGHLGGTNSTLRILGNSQRMFEKDGNFNFLGQDENTMTGDENRNQMRPRALGLTSRYPPTSANHYVPGPLSPLSRLPCWSPLEPLPEIDSGEDTGGRVPPDGAEEGKIDEEMRRMSDDEKEEEQEDLMKGKAQERVEDIEEDGVLDWEESDEDFEFSYRSESSSPITIESGDVTGGDSLNFTWDRICVGGSNSENSDATTNLEGKQNAEEDKKAEMHRKRLGGSSLAEEASSDSESDPCSELPELMEAVWTLEDRERFKAEEMEKHHVQLTMYRRLALIRWVRTLQERVQEQQNRLQSSFDIILTHRKELLRMGSAAAAVSQ